In Rhodoligotrophos defluvii, a genomic segment contains:
- a CDS encoding lytic murein transglycosylase codes for MRGVFHTLSALLAGFIVVCSPFVLSAQAQAVQCEPAGGFQAWVKSFKAAHSNLSPRTLAALDGATLDQQVLRLDRNQRHFKQSFEQFSRSRITAGRLNKGRSMLKRHAALLKRIEQRFGVPPEVVVAIWGLETDYGVNMGKQQAIRSLATLAYDCRRTDMFQRELLAALQIIERGDLRPSEMRGAWAGELGQTQFLPSSYLRFAVDFDGNGRRDLIRSVPDVLASTANYLKGYGWSPGAGWGPGQPNFAALKGWNKADVYARTIALFAEKLSTSQSSSREPAGVPTQRDRQVTTTTKSSPCQRSC; via the coding sequence ATGAGAGGAGTTTTTCACACACTCTCGGCGCTGCTTGCCGGTTTTATTGTCGTCTGCTCCCCTTTCGTCTTGTCGGCGCAAGCCCAAGCGGTCCAATGCGAGCCGGCCGGTGGTTTCCAGGCTTGGGTGAAGAGCTTCAAGGCTGCGCATTCAAATCTCTCGCCGCGCACCCTGGCGGCCCTCGACGGCGCGACGCTCGACCAGCAGGTCTTGCGCCTCGACCGCAACCAGCGGCACTTCAAGCAGTCGTTCGAGCAGTTCTCGCGCTCCCGCATCACGGCCGGACGGCTGAACAAGGGCCGTTCCATGCTGAAGCGGCATGCTGCGCTGCTGAAGCGGATCGAGCAGCGGTTCGGCGTACCGCCCGAGGTGGTCGTCGCCATATGGGGCCTGGAGACCGACTACGGCGTCAACATGGGCAAGCAGCAGGCGATCCGGTCGCTCGCCACGCTGGCCTATGATTGCCGGCGCACGGACATGTTCCAGCGCGAGCTGCTCGCTGCCCTGCAAATCATCGAGCGTGGCGACCTAAGGCCATCCGAAATGCGCGGCGCCTGGGCGGGCGAGCTTGGCCAGACGCAGTTCCTGCCCAGCAGCTACCTTCGCTTTGCCGTTGATTTCGACGGCAATGGCCGGCGAGACCTCATCCGCAGCGTACCGGACGTGCTTGCCTCGACCGCCAACTACCTCAAGGGCTATGGCTGGTCGCCGGGTGCAGGCTGGGGCCCGGGCCAGCCCAATTTCGCGGCGCTGAAGGGGTGGAACAAGGCCGACGTCTATGCGCGGACCATTGCCTTGTTCGCGGAGAAGCTTTCGACGAGCCAGTCGTCCAGCCGGGAACCGGCTGGTGTGCCCACGCAACGCGACCGTCAGGTGACAACGACCACGAAATCCTCACCCTGCCAGCGTTCCTGCTGA
- a CDS encoding glucan 1,4-alpha-glucosidase, with protein MQAPGAPGMEARWTSSAKSGVGTALTANSRIWFTISHGILNEIYFPRVDTACTRDFGLIVTDGRDYFSEEKRHTAHEVAMVEEGVPGFRLTNTALDGRYRMSKQIITDPLRDTVLQEVRFEPLHGTLLDYRLYALIAPHLVNGGAGNTAWLDDYKGTPMLFAQGRFGVSLAVACSVPWANRSVGYVGTSDGWQQLSQHKHLAECYSEAPNGNVAMTGEIDLPATGGAPFLLALSIAARPQEAAYRALATLQGGFDAALKGYVSGWRKWQESLLPLDRAQPARKKSLNAYRVSTSVLAVHSPVSFPGAVIASLSIPWGTDKGDEDLGGYHLVWPRDLVETAGGFLAAGAVNEAMAVLRYLNAVQEADGHWSQNMWLDGEPYWHGVQMDECAFPILLMDMLRREGHLSEDEVERLTPMVQKATGYLVRNGPVTGQDRWEEDAGYSPFTLAVEIAGLLAAADILEMAGHMRDAQYARDTADVWNDQIERWTFATDTPICEKLGLSGYYVRIAPPDTCEAASPLQGYVPIKNRPPESTNQPANLILSPDALALVRFGLRAADDPRILDTVKAIDDMLKIELPQGPVWYRYNGDGYGEKADGSSFDGTGIGRAWPLLTGERAHYELAAGRTKEAQRLLNTLERSSNEGGLIPEQVWDQDDIPERGLFRGKPSGSAMPLVWAHGEHIKLLRSLHDGRVFDMPPQPVERYQHRKVTAPFRAWRFNNRLRSIPQGKALRIELMEPALVHWSMDGWSTAHDATTEEAAFGIYVADLPTGAAPPETRILFTLKWLQQERWQGEDFVVVVT; from the coding sequence ATGCAGGCACCTGGGGCGCCGGGCATGGAGGCACGATGGACCTCCAGCGCCAAGAGCGGTGTGGGTACGGCGCTGACGGCCAACAGCCGTATCTGGTTCACCATCAGCCATGGCATCCTCAACGAGATCTATTTCCCGCGCGTCGATACGGCCTGCACCCGCGATTTCGGCCTGATCGTCACCGACGGACGCGATTATTTCTCGGAGGAAAAGCGGCACACCGCCCACGAAGTCGCCATGGTCGAGGAGGGGGTGCCCGGCTTCCGCCTTACCAACACGGCCCTCGACGGCCGCTACCGCATGAGCAAGCAGATCATCACCGATCCGCTGCGCGACACGGTGCTGCAGGAGGTGAGGTTCGAGCCCCTTCACGGCACGCTGCTGGACTACCGGCTCTATGCGCTGATCGCACCGCACCTGGTCAATGGCGGCGCCGGCAACACTGCCTGGCTCGATGACTACAAGGGCACGCCGATGCTCTTCGCCCAGGGCCGCTTCGGCGTCTCGCTTGCGGTCGCCTGCTCCGTGCCCTGGGCCAACCGCTCGGTCGGCTATGTCGGCACCTCCGACGGCTGGCAGCAGCTTTCCCAACACAAGCATCTGGCAGAGTGCTATAGCGAGGCGCCCAACGGCAACGTGGCCATGACCGGCGAGATCGACCTGCCCGCCACCGGCGGCGCGCCCTTCCTGCTCGCCCTTTCCATTGCGGCGCGGCCGCAGGAAGCTGCATACCGGGCCCTGGCCACCCTCCAGGGCGGCTTCGATGCAGCGCTCAAGGGCTATGTCAGCGGCTGGCGAAAGTGGCAGGAGAGCCTGCTGCCGCTCGACCGCGCGCAGCCCGCGCGGAAGAAAAGTCTGAATGCCTATCGCGTCAGCACGTCGGTGCTGGCGGTTCACTCACCCGTTTCCTTTCCAGGCGCGGTGATCGCAAGCCTCTCCATTCCCTGGGGCACCGACAAGGGCGACGAGGATCTCGGCGGCTATCACCTGGTCTGGCCGCGCGACCTGGTGGAGACGGCCGGCGGCTTCCTCGCGGCGGGCGCCGTCAACGAAGCCATGGCCGTGCTGCGCTATCTCAACGCGGTGCAGGAGGCCGACGGCCACTGGTCGCAGAACATGTGGCTCGACGGCGAGCCCTATTGGCACGGCGTGCAGATGGATGAGTGCGCCTTTCCCATCCTGCTCATGGACATGCTGCGCCGGGAAGGGCATCTCTCCGAGGACGAGGTGGAGCGCCTTACTCCCATGGTGCAGAAGGCGACCGGCTATCTCGTGCGCAACGGGCCGGTCACCGGCCAGGACCGCTGGGAGGAGGACGCCGGCTATTCGCCCTTCACCCTGGCGGTGGAGATCGCCGGCCTCCTCGCGGCAGCCGACATCCTGGAGATGGCCGGCCATATGCGCGATGCGCAATATGCCCGTGACACAGCCGATGTCTGGAACGATCAGATCGAGCGCTGGACCTTCGCCACCGATACGCCGATCTGCGAGAAGCTGGGCCTGTCCGGCTATTACGTGCGTATTGCGCCGCCGGATACCTGCGAGGCCGCATCGCCCCTCCAGGGCTACGTGCCCATCAAGAACCGCCCGCCCGAGAGCACCAACCAGCCGGCGAACCTGATCCTCAGCCCCGACGCCCTGGCCCTGGTGCGCTTCGGCCTGCGCGCCGCAGACGACCCGCGCATCCTCGATACGGTCAAGGCGATCGACGACATGCTGAAGATCGAGCTGCCGCAGGGACCCGTCTGGTACCGCTACAACGGCGACGGCTATGGCGAAAAGGCCGATGGCAGCTCTTTCGACGGCACCGGCATCGGCCGTGCTTGGCCGCTTCTGACCGGCGAGCGTGCCCATTACGAGCTCGCGGCCGGGCGCACCAAGGAAGCGCAGCGCCTGCTGAACACGCTCGAGCGCTCGTCCAATGAAGGTGGCCTCATCCCCGAGCAGGTCTGGGATCAGGACGACATCCCCGAGCGCGGCCTGTTCCGCGGCAAGCCCTCAGGCAGCGCCATGCCGCTGGTCTGGGCGCATGGTGAGCACATCAAGCTGCTGCGCTCGCTGCATGACGGGCGGGTGTTCGACATGCCGCCCCAGCCCGTCGAGCGCTACCAGCACCGGAAGGTGACCGCGCCGTTCAGGGCCTGGCGGTTCAACAACCGCCTGCGCAGCATTCCCCAGGGCAAGGCACTCAGGATCGAGCTGATGGAACCGGCCCTCGTGCATTGGAGCATGGACGGATGGAGCACCGCCCATGACGCGACCACCGAGGAGGCGGCTTTCGGCATCTATGTCGCGGACTTGCCGACCGGCGCCGCACCCCCCGAAACCCGCATCCTGTTCACGCTGAAATGGCTTCAGCAGGAACGCTGGCAGGGTGAGGATTTCGTGGTCGTTGTCACCTGA
- the tkt gene encoding transketolase: protein MAGSGSAPAGQDPMDVLAINTIRTLSMDAVQQADSGHPGTPMAMAPVAYTLWQRFLRFDPEDPIWPNRDRFVLSVGHASMLLYSLLYLSGVKSVNADYEILGAPAVTLDDIKGFRQLDSKCPGHPEYRLVSGVETTTGPLGQGVATSVGMAIAERWLAERYNKPGFPLFGYRIYALCGDGDMMEGISGEAASIAGHLKLSNLCWIYDSNHVTIEGHTDLAFSEDVAARFLAYGWHVLRLSDANDTERLARALATAAETQDRPTLIIVESHIGYGAPHKQDTSAAHGSPLGEEEIRLTKRAYGWPEDAKFLVPDGVRERFAEGVGARGKALRTQWAEMFARYRGAHADLAREIDLMQARGLPEGWDKDIPKFPADANKGISGRDASSKVLNAIAPNLPWVLGGAADLAPSTKTRLTFEGAGDFEAGRYSGRNFHFGIREHAMAAICNGMSLSKLRSYGSGFLIFSDYMKPAIRLSALMELPVIYVFTHDSIGVGEDGPTHQPVEQLLALRSIPGLLTLRPADANEVAECWRVMLGRHHTPSCLILSRQELPTIDRDKYASADGVAKGAYVLADPPEGEPQVILIATGSEVWLCLSAFEQLAGEGVRARVVSMPSWELFEAQDQAYRDMVLPPHIRARVSVEQASTIGWDRYVGANGAKIGMHTFGASAPLKALLTKFGFTPEKIVEAARAQIAKH from the coding sequence CTGGCCGGGTCAGGGTCGGCACCGGCAGGCCAAGACCCGATGGATGTGCTTGCCATCAACACCATCCGGACCTTGTCCATGGATGCGGTGCAGCAGGCGGATTCGGGCCACCCGGGCACGCCGATGGCCATGGCGCCGGTGGCCTATACGCTCTGGCAGCGTTTCCTGCGGTTTGACCCCGAAGACCCGATCTGGCCCAACCGCGACCGCTTCGTGCTGTCGGTCGGGCATGCGTCCATGCTGCTCTATTCGCTGCTGTATCTGAGCGGCGTGAAGTCGGTGAATGCGGATTACGAGATCCTGGGCGCGCCGGCCGTGACGCTCGACGACATCAAGGGCTTCCGCCAGCTGGACAGCAAATGCCCGGGGCACCCGGAATACCGACTCGTGTCCGGGGTCGAGACCACGACCGGCCCTCTTGGTCAGGGGGTCGCGACCTCCGTGGGCATGGCGATCGCCGAGCGCTGGCTGGCCGAGCGCTACAACAAGCCCGGCTTTCCCCTGTTCGGCTACCGCATCTATGCCCTGTGCGGCGACGGCGACATGATGGAGGGCATCTCCGGCGAAGCGGCCTCCATCGCCGGGCATCTGAAGCTTTCCAACCTGTGCTGGATCTATGATTCGAACCACGTGACCATCGAGGGTCACACGGACCTGGCCTTCAGCGAGGACGTGGCGGCCCGGTTCCTCGCCTATGGCTGGCACGTGCTGCGGCTTTCGGACGCCAACGACACCGAGCGCTTGGCCCGGGCGCTCGCCACCGCGGCGGAGACCCAGGACCGGCCGACCCTGATCATCGTCGAGAGCCATATCGGCTATGGCGCGCCGCACAAGCAGGATACGAGCGCGGCCCACGGCTCGCCGCTCGGCGAAGAGGAAATCAGGCTGACGAAGCGCGCCTATGGCTGGCCGGAAGATGCCAAGTTCCTGGTGCCCGACGGGGTCAGGGAGCGCTTCGCCGAGGGCGTGGGCGCCCGCGGCAAGGCGCTGCGGACGCAATGGGCCGAGATGTTTGCGCGTTATCGTGGGGCGCATGCGGATCTTGCCCGGGAGATCGACCTCATGCAGGCGCGCGGGCTGCCTGAGGGTTGGGACAAGGACATTCCGAAGTTTCCGGCCGATGCCAATAAGGGTATCTCTGGCCGGGACGCCTCTAGCAAGGTGCTGAACGCGATCGCGCCCAATCTGCCGTGGGTGCTCGGCGGTGCTGCCGATCTTGCTCCTTCGACCAAGACCCGCCTCACCTTCGAGGGAGCCGGCGATTTCGAAGCCGGCCGCTATTCGGGGCGCAATTTCCATTTCGGCATCCGCGAGCATGCCATGGCTGCCATCTGCAACGGCATGTCGCTGTCGAAGCTGCGGTCCTACGGCTCCGGGTTCCTCATTTTCAGCGACTACATGAAGCCGGCGATCCGGCTTTCGGCGCTGATGGAGCTGCCGGTGATCTATGTGTTCACCCACGACTCGATTGGTGTGGGCGAAGACGGGCCGACGCACCAGCCGGTGGAGCAGCTGCTGGCCCTGCGCAGCATTCCCGGACTTTTGACCCTCAGGCCGGCGGATGCCAACGAGGTGGCGGAATGCTGGCGGGTGATGCTCGGCCGGCACCATACGCCCTCGTGCCTGATCCTCTCGCGCCAGGAGCTGCCGACCATCGACCGCGACAAATACGCCTCTGCCGACGGCGTGGCGAAGGGCGCCTATGTGCTGGCCGATCCGCCGGAAGGCGAGCCGCAGGTGATCCTGATCGCCACCGGGAGCGAGGTCTGGCTCTGTCTCTCCGCCTTCGAGCAGCTTGCTGGCGAGGGCGTGCGTGCCCGGGTGGTGTCCATGCCCTCCTGGGAGCTGTTCGAAGCGCAGGACCAAGCCTATCGCGATATGGTACTGCCGCCGCACATCAGGGCGAGGGTTTCGGTGGAGCAGGCCTCGACCATCGGCTGGGATCGCTATGTCGGCGCAAACGGCGCCAAGATCGGCATGCACACATTCGGCGCATCGGCACCGCTGAAGGCACTGCTCACGAAATTCGGCTTCACACCGGAAAAGATCGTGGAAGCCGCACGCGCGCAGATCGCGAAACATTGA
- a CDS encoding bifunctional transaldolase/phosoglucose isomerase, with amino-acid sequence MTTMQKPPTTSNPLRELAHFGQSVWLDYVRRSLIASGGLAELIAKDGLKGVTSNPSIFEKAIAGSTDYDEDFDRFVAEGDRSAGDIYEHLAIGDIKAAADALRVVYDETGGVDGYISLEVSPYLALKTEATIAEARRLWNAVDRPNLMVKVPGTDAGVPAIRQLISEGININVTLLFSQEAYKAVAEAYLAGLEDYHEKGGDLSRVASVASFFVSRIDTAIDKKIDTRIAAGDPQAEELAQLKGKVAIANAKLAYQYYQELIRTPRWLNLAQRGARPQRLLWASTGTKNKAYSDVLYVEELIGPDTVNTMPPATMDAFRDHGHPRESLTEDLDGAKAVLAATDRLGLDLDGVTKQLVTEGVQLFADAFDELLAAVAAKRRQKLGSRLDSQAYTLPAAMDEAVKARLNDARIAGLPLRLWARDASLWTNEDEAKWLAWLDIVGIVQRDINSLLDLQADMRQQGYTHALLLGMGGSSLGPEVLARTFGKQEGYPELLVLDSTDPQQIASFEQRIDLGKTVFIVSSKSGSTLEPNILKDYFFDAVSKAIGADKAGSRFIAVTDPGSHMQQVAEKDGFRHIFFGDPQIGGRYSVLSNFGMVPAAVMGLDLKRFLSAAAIMVHSCGPDVPPIENPGVLLGAILGVGATTGRDKVTVIASPGIADVGAWLEQLLAESTGKQGRGIIPVDAEPLGAPSVYGNDRVFAYLRLASAPDAAQDQAITALEQAGQPVVRIELAEPYQIGQEFFRWEIATAVAGSIIGINAFNQPDVEASKVATRQLTDEYEKTGKLPEETPILSEDGITLYADPKNAAALAAATDAKTLDAYIKAHLGRAHAGDYAALLAYIDHNTENTAVLTALRTRIRDRLKVATCVGFGPRFLHSTGQAYKGGPNSGVFLQITADPAADLAVPGRRYSFGVVILAQARGDFAVLAERDRRALRVHLGTNVAQGLKRLSRAVDLALA; translated from the coding sequence ATGACCACCATGCAGAAGCCGCCCACGACCTCTAATCCCTTGCGAGAACTCGCGCATTTCGGCCAGTCCGTATGGCTCGACTATGTCAGGCGAAGCCTGATCGCATCTGGCGGATTGGCCGAGCTGATCGCGAAGGATGGGCTCAAGGGGGTCACCTCCAACCCGTCGATCTTCGAGAAGGCGATCGCCGGCAGCACGGACTATGACGAGGATTTCGACCGGTTCGTCGCCGAGGGTGATCGTTCGGCCGGCGACATTTACGAGCACCTGGCGATTGGCGACATCAAGGCAGCGGCCGATGCCCTGCGGGTGGTCTATGACGAGACGGGCGGTGTCGACGGCTATATCAGCCTGGAAGTCTCGCCCTATCTGGCGCTGAAGACGGAGGCCACCATCGCCGAGGCCCGCCGGCTGTGGAACGCGGTGGACCGGCCGAACCTGATGGTCAAGGTGCCGGGAACCGATGCGGGCGTGCCGGCCATCCGCCAGCTGATCTCGGAAGGCATCAACATCAACGTCACCCTGCTGTTCTCGCAGGAGGCCTACAAGGCGGTGGCCGAGGCCTATCTCGCCGGCCTCGAGGATTACCACGAGAAGGGCGGCGACCTCAGTCGGGTGGCGAGCGTGGCGAGCTTCTTCGTCAGCCGCATCGACACGGCGATCGACAAGAAGATCGACACCCGGATTGCCGCGGGCGACCCGCAGGCGGAAGAGCTGGCCCAGCTCAAGGGCAAGGTGGCGATCGCGAATGCGAAGCTGGCCTACCAGTACTATCAGGAACTGATCAGGACGCCGCGCTGGCTTAACCTCGCACAGCGCGGGGCGCGGCCGCAGCGGCTGCTGTGGGCTTCGACCGGCACCAAGAACAAGGCCTATAGCGATGTGCTCTATGTGGAGGAGCTGATCGGGCCGGATACGGTGAACACCATGCCGCCGGCGACCATGGATGCGTTCCGCGACCATGGCCATCCGCGCGAAAGCCTCACCGAGGATCTCGACGGCGCCAAGGCCGTTCTGGCGGCGACGGACCGGCTGGGCCTGGATCTTGATGGGGTGACGAAGCAGCTCGTCACCGAAGGCGTGCAGCTGTTCGCCGACGCGTTCGACGAGCTGCTGGCAGCGGTGGCCGCCAAGCGGCGGCAGAAGCTCGGCAGCCGCCTCGATAGCCAAGCCTATACCCTGCCGGCCGCCATGGACGAAGCCGTTAAGGCTCGGCTGAACGATGCGCGTATCGCCGGCCTGCCGCTGCGCCTGTGGGCGCGGGATGCGAGCTTATGGACCAACGAGGACGAGGCCAAGTGGCTGGCCTGGCTCGACATCGTGGGAATCGTGCAGCGCGACATCAATAGCCTGCTCGACCTACAAGCGGACATGCGGCAGCAGGGCTACACCCATGCCCTGCTGCTGGGCATGGGCGGCTCCAGCCTTGGGCCCGAGGTTTTGGCGCGCACCTTCGGCAAGCAGGAGGGCTATCCCGAGCTCCTGGTGCTGGATTCGACCGACCCGCAGCAGATCGCGTCCTTCGAGCAGCGGATCGACCTCGGCAAGACAGTGTTCATCGTGTCGAGCAAATCAGGCTCGACGCTCGAGCCCAACATCCTCAAGGATTACTTCTTCGACGCGGTGTCGAAGGCGATCGGCGCCGACAAGGCGGGCAGCCGCTTCATCGCGGTGACCGACCCGGGATCGCACATGCAGCAGGTGGCGGAGAAGGACGGATTTCGACACATTTTCTTCGGCGACCCGCAGATCGGCGGGCGCTATTCCGTACTGTCGAATTTCGGCATGGTGCCGGCTGCGGTCATGGGGCTCGACCTCAAGCGGTTCCTGTCGGCGGCGGCCATCATGGTGCATAGCTGCGGCCCGGACGTGCCGCCCATCGAGAACCCGGGCGTGCTGCTGGGGGCGATCCTGGGTGTCGGTGCCACCACCGGCCGCGACAAGGTGACGGTTATCGCCTCCCCCGGCATTGCGGATGTGGGCGCGTGGCTCGAGCAGCTGCTGGCGGAATCAACCGGCAAACAGGGCCGTGGCATCATCCCGGTGGATGCGGAGCCGCTGGGCGCGCCCAGCGTCTATGGCAATGATCGCGTGTTCGCGTATCTGCGGCTCGCCAGCGCGCCCGATGCGGCGCAGGACCAGGCGATCACCGCTTTGGAGCAGGCGGGCCAGCCGGTGGTGCGCATCGAGCTCGCCGAGCCCTATCAGATCGGGCAGGAGTTCTTCCGCTGGGAGATCGCAACGGCGGTTGCCGGCAGCATCATCGGCATCAATGCCTTCAACCAGCCGGACGTGGAAGCGAGCAAGGTCGCAACCCGCCAGCTGACCGACGAATATGAAAAGACCGGCAAGCTGCCGGAGGAAACGCCAATCCTCTCGGAGGACGGCATCACGCTCTATGCGGACCCGAAAAACGCGGCGGCGCTGGCGGCGGCTACCGATGCAAAGACGCTGGATGCCTATATCAAGGCGCATCTCGGCCGGGCGCATGCGGGCGATTATGCGGCGCTGCTGGCCTATATCGACCACAACACGGAGAACACCGCAGTGCTCACCGCGCTGCGCACCCGGATTCGCGACCGGCTGAAGGTTGCGACCTGCGTCGGGTTCGGGCCACGCTTCCTGCATTCCACGGGCCAGGCCTACAAGGGCGGCCCGAATTCGGGCGTGTTCCTGCAGATCACCGCCGATCCGGCGGCCGATCTGGCCGTGCCCGGCCGCAGATACTCCTTCGGCGTCGTCATCCTCGCCCAGGCGCGAGGTGACTTCGCCGTGCTTGCGGAGCGCGATCGCCGCGCCCTGCGGGTTCACCTCGGCACCAACGTGGCGCAGGGCCTGAAGCGCCTGTCGCGCGCCGTCGATCTGGCATTGGCGTAA
- the gnd gene encoding phosphogluconate dehydrogenase (NAD(+)-dependent, decarboxylating): MQLGMIGLGRMGGNIVRRLTRAGHHCVVYDRNPSAVTELAGEGAVGSGGLADLVAKLDAPRAVWVMLPAGAPTESTVQELGTLLQSGDIIIDGGNTFYKDDIRRGAALKQKGIHYVDVGTSGGVWGLERGYCMMIGGAKEAVDHLDPILATLAPGLGTIPRTPGREGRDPRPEMGYIHAGPIGAGHFVKMVHNGIEYGLMQAYAEGFDILKNKDSDALPEDERYTLDMADIAEVWRRGSVISSWLLDLTAEALAQDGSLSDYSGEVADSGEGRWTVNAAVEEAVPATVLTAALYARFRSRQTDAFSEKLLSAMRFMFGGHTEFKTKG; encoded by the coding sequence ATGCAACTTGGCATGATCGGTTTGGGGCGTATGGGGGGCAATATCGTCCGGCGGCTCACGCGGGCCGGACACCACTGCGTGGTCTACGACCGCAACCCCTCGGCCGTGACCGAGCTTGCCGGAGAGGGTGCCGTGGGCTCGGGCGGGCTTGCCGACCTGGTGGCCAAGCTCGATGCACCGCGGGCGGTGTGGGTCATGCTGCCGGCGGGCGCGCCGACCGAAAGCACCGTGCAGGAACTGGGCACGCTGCTCCAGTCCGGCGATATCATCATCGACGGCGGCAACACCTTCTACAAGGACGATATCCGCCGCGGCGCCGCCCTCAAGCAAAAGGGCATCCACTATGTGGATGTGGGCACGTCCGGCGGGGTGTGGGGCCTCGAGCGTGGCTATTGCATGATGATCGGCGGCGCCAAGGAGGCGGTCGACCATCTCGATCCGATCCTGGCGACGCTTGCGCCAGGCCTTGGCACCATCCCGCGGACACCGGGCCGCGAGGGCCGCGATCCGCGGCCCGAGATGGGCTATATCCATGCCGGCCCGATCGGCGCCGGCCATTTCGTGAAGATGGTGCACAACGGCATCGAATACGGGCTGATGCAGGCCTATGCGGAGGGGTTCGACATCCTCAAGAACAAGGATTCCGACGCCCTGCCGGAGGACGAGCGCTACACGCTGGACATGGCCGACATCGCCGAGGTGTGGCGGCGCGGCAGCGTGATCTCGTCCTGGCTGCTCGACCTGACCGCGGAAGCCTTGGCGCAGGATGGCAGCCTTTCGGATTATTCGGGCGAAGTGGCCGATAGCGGCGAAGGCCGGTGGACGGTGAACGCCGCGGTGGAGGAGGCGGTGCCGGCGACCGTTCTGACCGCCGCGCTCTATGCCCGGTTCCGCTCGCGCCAGACCGATGCCTTCAGCGAGAAGCTCTTGTCGGCCATGCGCTTCATGTTCGGCGGCCACACGGAATTCAAGACAAAGGGATAG
- the zwf gene encoding glucose-6-phosphate dehydrogenase: protein MDAPVKPAPACLPANSKTAPPSTLVIFGAGGDLTKRLLIPAIYNLVNDKALDDHFQIIGVDLVANDDQGFRDHLTENMKALVAGGHGEFASPELDQQAWSWLMSRVFYLPGDFSNPDTFTRLKYLVDEREQETGCGNAVFYLAVAPRFFGPIVEQLGQAGLLAETEAHFRRVVVEKPFGTDLASAKALNQQILKVADEHQIFRIDHYLGKETVQNIMVLRFANGFFEPVWNRDHIDHVQITAAETVGVEQRGKFYDATGALRDMVPNHMFQLLAMIAMEPPNSFDADAVRSEKAKAIEAIRNYTPEEAVKNAVRAQYRAGTVLGKPVNNYRDEPNVSPTSMTETYVAMKFMIDNWRWAGVPFYVRTGKALAVRRTEIGIQFKRAPHVLFRSIGISELAPNMMVFRIQPNEGVSLRFAAKKPGREVELRDVRMDFRYADYFQAEPSTGYETLIYDCLTGDATLFQRADNIEAGWTEVQPLLDGWSANDAPLEFYDAGSDGPAAADALLARDGFKWLPLT from the coding sequence ATGGACGCGCCCGTAAAGCCGGCCCCGGCCTGCCTGCCCGCCAACAGCAAGACAGCGCCGCCCTCCACTCTGGTCATCTTCGGGGCTGGTGGTGATCTCACCAAGCGGCTGCTCATCCCCGCCATCTACAATCTGGTGAACGACAAGGCGCTGGACGACCACTTCCAGATCATCGGCGTCGACCTGGTGGCCAATGACGACCAGGGCTTCCGCGATCACCTGACCGAGAACATGAAGGCGCTTGTCGCCGGCGGCCACGGCGAGTTCGCCTCGCCCGAGCTCGATCAGCAGGCGTGGAGCTGGCTGATGAGCCGGGTGTTTTACCTCCCTGGCGATTTCAGCAATCCCGACACGTTCACCCGTCTGAAATACCTCGTGGACGAGCGCGAACAGGAGACGGGCTGCGGCAACGCGGTCTTCTATCTGGCCGTGGCGCCGCGCTTTTTCGGGCCCATCGTGGAGCAGCTCGGCCAAGCCGGCCTGCTGGCGGAGACGGAGGCTCATTTCCGACGGGTGGTGGTGGAGAAGCCGTTCGGAACCGACCTCGCCTCGGCCAAGGCGCTGAACCAGCAGATCCTGAAAGTGGCCGACGAGCACCAGATCTTCCGCATCGACCACTACCTCGGCAAGGAGACGGTGCAGAACATCATGGTTCTGCGCTTTGCCAACGGCTTCTTCGAGCCGGTCTGGAACCGCGACCATATAGACCACGTGCAGATCACCGCGGCGGAGACGGTGGGGGTGGAGCAGCGCGGCAAGTTCTATGACGCGACCGGTGCCCTGCGCGACATGGTGCCCAACCACATGTTCCAGCTGCTCGCCATGATCGCCATGGAGCCGCCGAACTCGTTCGATGCGGATGCGGTGCGCAGCGAGAAGGCCAAGGCGATCGAGGCCATTCGCAACTACACGCCGGAGGAGGCGGTCAAGAACGCGGTGAGGGCGCAGTATCGGGCCGGCACGGTGCTGGGCAAGCCGGTCAACAATTACCGCGACGAGCCGAACGTCTCGCCCACGAGCATGACCGAGACCTATGTCGCCATGAAGTTCATGATCGACAACTGGCGCTGGGCGGGCGTGCCGTTCTATGTCCGCACGGGCAAGGCCTTGGCGGTGCGGCGCACGGAAATCGGCATTCAGTTCAAGCGCGCGCCGCATGTGCTGTTCCGCAGCATCGGCATTAGCGAGCTCGCGCCCAACATGATGGTGTTCCGCATCCAGCCGAATGAAGGTGTTTCTCTGCGGTTTGCCGCCAAGAAACCCGGCCGCGAGGTGGAACTGCGGGATGTGCGGATGGATTTTCGCTATGCGGACTATTTCCAGGCCGAGCCGTCCACGGGCTACGAGACGCTGATCTATGACTGTCTGACGGGAGATGCCACGCTGTTCCAGCGGGCCGACAATATCGAGGCGGGGTGGACCGAGGTTCAGCCGCTGCTCGATGGATGGTCAGCGAATGATGCTCCGCTCGAATTCTATGATGCCGGCAGCGACGGGCCCGCGGCTGCCGACGCTCTGCTCGCCCGGGATGGATTTAAATGGCTGCCTCTGACATGA